Genomic window (Ureibacillus composti):
CAGCACTTTTAACGATAACTGCATTACCAGTTGCGATAGCAGCTGCTACACTTCTCGATGTAATTTGAATCGGATAATTCCAAGGGACTATGTGAGCCGTTATACCGACGGGTTCAAGAACAGTTGCATTTAACAACCCTTCTTCAATTGGAATTGTGTCTCCCATCACTTTATCTGCCGCTCCACCATAAAACTCAAAATAGCGAGCCGCCGCTTCAATATCTGCTCTAGCTTGAGATAGAGGTTTACCAACATCTTGACATTCTAGTAAACTCCATTCTTCCGCATGTTCTCGAATATAGGCAGCCAGTTCAATTAACAATTGTCCTCTTTCGAAAGGCTTAATAGCCCTCCACTCATCACTTTCAAAAGCTTTTCGTGCAGCCTTTACAGCTAAATCAACATGTTCTTTTGTCCCACTCACAATCTCTGTCAATTTTTCACCAGTTGAGGGATTGTTCACCGGTAACCACTCATCATGGTCATCCCCAACCCATCTTCCGTCAATTAACATTGGAATTCTTCTTATAACTGTTACATCAATCACAAGCCTCTACCTCCATCAACATGAAGTGTTGAACCAGTAATAATTTCTGCTTTATCTGATAACAGGAAACTTACGGCATTAGCAATATCTTGAGGGACAATCAATCTTCCTAACGGCACACTTTTACGGAAAATCTCCTCTTTTGTTTGCTCGATGTCTCCACCGTTTGAAGTGAATTTACCTAACATCGTTGTATCAGCTGGTCCCGGATGAATTGTGTTTACTCGAATTCCATGTTCTGCTAATTCAATCGCTAGTCCTCTAGTAAAGCTTTCTGCTGCACCTTTAGACGCAATATAAGTTTGAAGGCCTGGACGTGGTCTTACTGCTGAAATGGACGCGATCGTAATAATAGAACCTTTCTTTTGTTGCTTCATAAACGGTACAACTGCTCTACTTGTAATGAATAAACTTTTTACATTCACATTTAATAATCGATCCCATTCTTCTAATGTAACTTCTTCAACTGGCGTAGCAGCTTGAGCAATGCCTAACGCATTTACCAAACCGTCAATCTTCCCATAATTCTCATAAACTTCTGAAACGATTTTTTGAATATTTTCCTCTGCTAATACATTTGTTTCATATGTTAGTAATCGTTCGTGTTGGATGTCATCCAGGTTTTTCGTCGATAAATCTAGAGCAATGACAGTTGCGTCCTCATTTAGTAGCTCTTGGACAATTGCTTTACCCATTCCACCTGCTGCTCCAGTGACGATAATGATTTTATTGTCAAACAATTTCATGCGATCTCTCCATTCCATTCGATACAAGTTTTTTCATTTGTTCACATATTGCATCTCCCATTTGTTTCGTTGAAGACGTCCCACCAATATCAGCTGTTTTAACATCGCCTTTCTGTAATACGAGAACAATGGAATCTACAATAATTTTCGCTAAGTCTTTTCGCCCTAAATGATCAAGCATTAAGGCTAATGACCAGATTTGCGCAATTGGATTTGCAATCCCTTTTCCAGCAATATCAGGCGCAGAACCATGTACAGGTTCGAACATAGATGGATATTGGCCTTCAGGGTTGATATTGGCTGATGGTGATAAACCTAAACCACCAACAAGTGCTGAACCTAAATCCGATAAAATATCACCAAATAAATTTGATGCAACAACAACTTCAAAGGATTCTGGTCGTTCTACGAAATATGCAACTAATGCATCAATATAGTAGGATTCAAGAGTTAATTGTGGATACTCATTGTTCACGATTGCACTTGTATGCTCATCCCATAATTTCATCGAATGAAAAATAACATTCGACTTTGTCGCACTCGTAATCTTTGTTTTCGAATGCTCTACTGCATATTCACAAGCTGCTCGAACTAAGCTTTCAATTCCAGTACGTGTCATGACTGTATTTTGAACGGCTAATTCACGTTGTTCACCATTAAACATTCTGCCACCACTATTGGAATATTCGCCTTCTGCATTCTCTCTATAAATAACAAAATCAATATTCTTTCTTCTCGAAAGAGGTGAAGCTATTCCTGGTAAAGATTTAACTGGACGGAAGTTAACGTATTGTTGAAACTGCTTACGAATTGGCATGATTAATTCCCAAATGGTTACTTCATCCGGAACACGCTTGTCCCCTATAGCGCCAAATAAAATGGCGTCATATTGTTGTAAAGTTGTAAGACCATCTTTTGGCATCATCTCACCATGTGTTAAGTAGTATTCTGAATTCCAAGGAAAGACCGTGTTTTCAATTTGTAAATTCGGGTCAAGTGTTTTTAACACTTCGATTACTTTTAATGCTTCATCCATTACTTCAATTCCAATTCCATCTCCTGGAATAACAGCTATTTTTAATGGTTTCATTTTTTACCCCCCTGCTAAAGCAATTAATTTTGTAATAAACGCGTGAAATATTATTCTATTTTCGAAAGTAAATTCATAAAATAGTTTGATAGAGATTTTCTATCAATAAAGTTTATTCTCAAAATTTTCAAATAATGACTAATATTTTAAAAATATTTTGCATATGATAAAAGTTGATAAATTATTAATAAAAAAAGCCCTTACATGATTGAAATTTAGTGTTTTACTTGATGACATAAAAAAATGCCTCAAAAACCCTATTTGAGTTTCTGAGACACTTCATGATAATATAAAATAAAAAGTATGAGTCTACTCTTCAAAAATGTATAATCTTTATCTTTAATATATTCGTTGTTAATGAAGGCGAGGCTGTTTTTGGCATGAAGGAAAACCATGGATATCTTGAATAATTTCTTTATCATATTGTTTTATTGCAAATTGTGTATTATATAAGTACTCAATTATTTGAATTTTCCCATCGAATTCTTTACATAGAACGCCTGAAGTGCCTTGCCCATTTATGAATGATATACCAATAGGTTGACCCATTAAGTAGCTTAATTTGTATTGCCACGGCATACGAATCCCCCTTTCCATCACATTTTATGCATGGTTGGATGGAGTGGTATGTGCAAATGCCGTGACTAGTTAAAAATTGTAAGGGATTTCTTAAATAATTTTCAAAAGGAATCTTAAGTTTAAACTTCCGCGCTCTTTTCTTTACTCTTTCGTTTCGCCACCCATTATTTTTTTCAATTTTTTAAAATCCTCATTTTCTTTTAAATCAGCGTTATAAGGGTTAGGATCTAGCGCGAATTCCATTCTTTTTGTAAAAGTAATGCCAATTCCTTCCCCCGCAGAAGCGGTTGCGTCATTAATGATTGATTCTCTTTTTCCATCAAAATGTGGGGTTGCTTCAACATGTTGATTTTCATTATTTCTAGGCATTTTATCATCTCCTTTTTGTTAATATGACATGAATGAATTATTATATGCCAAGAAGTTTTGTTACGCCTTAATCTTCCTCTTTAAAAAGTTCATCTAGCATTCTATCTGGAGCATTTAGAAAACTTTTTGTGACGATATAATTTAAAGTATCTTCATAACGAACAGTTTCAATTTTCCCATCATCGAAACTATATATTGTTGCATCTGGATAAGCTAAAAGTATTGGAGAATGTGTTGCGATAATAAATTGTGCTTCTTTTTCTAAATCTTTCATAATTTTCATGAGACTAAGTTGACGAACAGGAGAAAGTGCAGCTTCTGGCTCATCTAATAAATAGAGTGACTTTTTACCAAAGGTATTTTGAAATAACGATAAAAATGATTCCCCATGAGACTGCTGATGAAGTGACTTCCCACCATATGATGCATACTTAATCACCTCAGGTTCGTCCATCAAATCAATATGACTAGCAAATTGATAAAATGTTTCTGCACGCAAAAAGAATCCTCTTGAAATTTTACGCTTCCAAGATAACCTTATGTAATCGGATAATGCTGAATCTGATTTATGTACGTCATATAAGTGTTGTCGACCACCACCAGCTGTATTAAATTCACAAAGGTCAGCGATTGCTTCTAAAAGTGTAGATTTTCCAGAACCATTTTCTCCAACGAAGAAAGTAATGTTCGTTGGTAATTGTATTTCATCAAGAGTAGACAAAGATGGAATATTAAATGGATATGTAAATTTATCTGGAATATTTTCTTTTAAATATCGAACAGTTTTTAAATACATTATTTCACCTCAATTTAACTGGGTTGACAATTACCTCGCCTCAACTTACAACAAAATAACGGAACGGCCACAATAGGAACCATTTTCCTTACGCTAATAATGTTACCTTATTTGAATGAAATCCTAAAACTTTTATGAATGTAGCGTAAATTTGCCATACTATTGTTAAGGAATTTTAAAAAGTTTAAATAAAAGCTTTACAACACGTTTCAAATAGGTTAAATTACCAAAGGGCGAACAATTCGCATAAAAAATAAAAAAATATTCGTATTTAAGAGGTGCTTTTATGGATAATGTATTTGATTACGAAGATATTCAATTAATTCCAAATAAATGTATAGTAAACAGTCGTTCTGAATGTGACACAACTATAACGTTTGGTGGGCATAAATTTAAATTACCTGTAGTACCTGCAAATATGCAGACTATTATCGATGAATCAATTGCTATTAAGCTTGCTGAAAACGGTTACTTTTATATTATGCACCGTTTTAATCCTGAATCTCGTGCAGAATTTATTAAAGATATGCATTCACGTAAATTAATTGCATCGATCAGTGTTGGGGTTAAGCCTGAAGAATACACATTTATTGAACAATTAGCTATCGAAGATCTAATTCCTGAATTCATTACGATTGATATTGCTCACGGACATTCAAATGCTGTAATTAATATGATTAAACATATTAAAACACATTTACCACAAACTTTTGTCATTGCTGGAAATGTTGGTACTCCAGAAGCAGTGCGTGAATTAGAGAACGCTGGCGCAGATGCAACGAAAGTTGGTATTGGTCCAGGTAAAGTATGTATAACTAAAATTAAAACAGGATTTGGTACTGGTGGATGGCAATTAGCTGCTCTACGTTGGTGTGCAAAAGCTGCAACAAAACCAATCATCGCAGACGGCGGTATTCGTACACATGGTGATATCGCAAAATCAGTTCGCTTTGGGGCATCAATGGTTATGATTGGCTCATTATTTGCAGGTCATGAAGAGTCTCCAGGACAAACGATTACAAAAGACGGTAAAGTATTTAAAGAATACTTTGGTTCTGCATCAGAATACCAAAAAGGCGAGAAGAAAAACGTTGAAGGTAAAAAAATGTATGTAGAGCATAAAGGTTCATTAATGGCCACTTTAACTGAGATGGAACAAGATTTACAATCATCTATTTCTTACGCTGGTGGTACTAAACTTGATGCAATTCGTACTGTAGACTATGTGATCGTTAAAAACTCAATCTTTAACGGTGACCGCGTATATTAATCAATAAACGTTAAATAATCATAAAGAAACGAATAGATGTCATAATCTACTCGTTTCTTTTCTTTTGTATTTAATTTCATAATATTACACAACTAAACTTTTCTAAATCTTCGCAAGAAATTTTGTAAACGTTCATTTGTTGAATGTTCTAATACTTCAGTTGCCGTTCCTTGTTCAGCAATAACACCTTGATCAAGGAAAAGAACCTTATCCGCAATATCCAAAGCGAAATCCATTTCATGTGTGACAAGTACCATTGCCATATCATCATTTTGAGCAATATCTCGAATTACTTCAAGTACTTCACCTACCAATTCAGGGTCAAGGGCAGAAGTTACTTCATCAAATAACATAATCTTCGGACGCATTACCAATGCACGAGCCATGGCAACACGTTGTTTTTGTCCTCCTGATAATTGTGAAGGGTAAAAGTCAAGTTTATCGCCTAGCCCTACTCTTCCAAGCATTTGTACTGACCGTTCACGAACTTCATCTTTATTCTCTTTTTTAACATGAATCGGAGCAGACATACAATTTTCCAAGATGGTCATGTGTGGGAAAAGGTTAAAATGTTGGAACACCATTCCGATGTCTCCACGCACTTCCCTTAAATGTTTTTCATTTGCTCTAATCATTGACCCACTTTTTTCCATCTTCCATAAATTCGTTCCATTTACAATGATGTCCCCAGAGGTAGGTTCTTCAAGTGTCATTAACATACGGATAATCGTTGTTTTTCCAGAACCACTTGGACCAATTACAGCAATTTTTTCTCCTGGATGAATATCTAAATTAATGCCTTTTAAAACATGGAAATCACCATATGATTTCGTTACATTTTGATATTTTACAATCGGTTCAGTACTTTTATTGATTTTCTCTATCTCTGTAACAATTGTTTTAGACAATACGATCACTTCCCTCTAAATTTTTAGATAAGAAAAAACGTTTCTTTGGACTTTTCCCGATTAAAGCATTTTTATCAAACCTAGTATTTAGCTTCACTTCTAACCTATTGATGAGAATCGATGACGGATAACTTAACAATAAGAAGATAATGCCGACAATCGTTAACGGTTCTAGATATGCAAAGTTAAGCGCACCGTAAGAATTGGCCATAAACATTATTCCGCCAACACCAATTGTTGAAGCTAAAGGAACTTCCTTGAACATGATTATGAAATAGTTCCCTAGCATTGGTATTGTCGGTGGAAGGGCTTGTGGTAAAATAATTTTCTTCCATTTATCAAGGGTAGAAAAGTTTAATGCAGTAGAAGCTTCCCATTGACCTTTATCTACACTGTCAATACCAGAGCGATAAATTTCCCCGATATAAGTACTATAATGAATTCCGATCCCTAAGACTGCACAAGTAAACGGATCGAGTGTTACACCGATTACGGGTACCATGGGCAATGCATAGTAGACAAAAAATAATTGTACTAAAGGAGGAGTTGAACGAATAAACTCCATCACCCAAGTTACAAACCAACGAATAGGAGAAAATGGTATTCTTCTAATGAACGTCCAGACAAAACCAAAAATTAAAGCAAATCCGAAACATGCAAAGGTTAAACCAATCGTAATTCCTAATCCTTTTAAAACTATTGGCATGGCCTCAAAGAACGTTTCCCATTTCCAGTTATGACTCATTAACTAGCCACCCCCTTCTTAGAGTTTGCTTCCCCTTTTCTTGTCAACCAAATTAATGGTAATGCGAGTACAAAGTATACTAATAGTACAAACACATAAATTAATGGGGCTTGAGATAGGTTCGTACTCCGCATAATATCCCCGTAGTATAAAATATCTCTCATACCAATCAATGAAACTAGTGAAGTTGCTTTTAACATTTGAATAGAATAGTTTCCGAACTCAGGTAACATCATTCGAACAGCCTGAGGTAAAATGATTAGCCTCATTCTTTGAAAACTAGACATATTTAACGCGATACTAGCTTCAGTTTGACCTTTATCGACTGCTAGGATAGATCCACGTACTACTTCTGATAGATATGCTCCGTAGTTTAAACCAATCGCTATTACGCCAGTCCACCAGTTTGAGCCCAGTTGTATTCCGAAAAGCATAGGGATGGCATAATATAACCAGAAAAGTTGAACGATTAAAGACGTACCACGGAATATTTCAACATATACTGCAGTTATTTTTTGTAAAATTACATTTTGAGAAACTCTTGATAATCCTGCAATAAATGCCATTACGTATGCAATAATTGCGGACGCTAATAAAACAGAAATTGTAATCCCAAGACCGCGTAAAAGTTGAGGTAAAATTTCCGTAACTGCGCTAATATGACATCATTCCTTTCGTCAAAGTTATATGAACAAATATTTTGCTTCCTAAACACTCTTCTTAACTGATTAAACTATTCTCAAATATCATCACTTATAAAAAAATAGGAGCTGATGCATCTGTTGATAGCTAGCCCCTATTCTCATGCAGTGGTAGATTAGTTTTGTCCCCCACAAATTTGTTCTGTTGTAATTTTGCCTACCTCTACCATATTACTAATCTCACTAAATCCGTTTTTTTCTAGTAGTTGAGCAATTGTTCCATTCTCTTTTAATTCTTGTAACTTTTCATTGTACGCATTACGTAATTCTTCATCTTTTAAATTAAATGCTGCTGCACCGTAACTTGGAACCCCTTCTACATCTGGTTGTTCAAAAGTTTCAACAAACTCCAAAGCATCTGTAGCTGCAGACTCTAAGGCCATCTTTACTGTCATTTCAGTACCAGTTGTAGCATCTGCACGTCCAGCTTGAATTGCAGAGAAAGTTGCTGGAATATCTGGAGCTGTCATAATTTGATCTGGACTTACCCCTTCTTCTTGTAAAAAGCCAATCTCAGTTGTACCTTCCATTACGATTACTTTTAAATCTGGGTTTGAAGCAATATCTTTATAACTTTGAATATTGTTAGGATTATTAGCAGCTGTTATTAATCCTTCTCCATATTGCATTTCAGGCTCACTAAATAATACACGTTCACAACGATCTGGCTTAATTGCCATCCCTGCTGTAATTACATCAAACTGACCTGCTTGTACACCTGGAATAAGTTGACTGAAGTCAGCTAATTGTGCCTCAACATTCTCAATTCCTAATTCTTTAAACACAGCTTTTGCGATGTCTACATTCGCACCTTTTAGTTCACCGTTTTCTTCATAGGCATAAGGTTTTTCATTGGCGAATCCAATTTTCACAGTACCCGATTGTTGTAACTGTTCCAATTTACTTTTCGCAGGATCAGCAGATGTTTCAGTAGTTCCTTCAGATCCACCACAAGCTGCTAGAACAAGTAACATCAAACCTATCAATATAGTAAACAAGCCTTTTTTCATTAAATAACCCCCTATTATATGTTTTCAATTTCAATATTTGATAGCTAAAAATTCTGTTTTACAATTATCAAAAACTATAAAAAATATACCTATCACATTTTTCTGAATTCACAGAAAATTTTAGTTAAACTAGAAACATATAACTATAGGTTCATCAACTCTTATATGGAAAAAGTTTTTTCTCTCTCTACAAATTCCAGATTGTTTAACCTACACCACAGTAACCGAACTAAAATAACTTATTATGTTCTCATCACTAATAGGATTGGGATA
Coding sequences:
- the ehuD gene encoding ectoine/hydroxyectoine ABC transporter permease subunit EhuD, with protein sequence MSHNWKWETFFEAMPIVLKGLGITIGLTFACFGFALIFGFVWTFIRRIPFSPIRWFVTWVMEFIRSTPPLVQLFFVYYALPMVPVIGVTLDPFTCAVLGIGIHYSTYIGEIYRSGIDSVDKGQWEASTALNFSTLDKWKKIILPQALPPTIPMLGNYFIIMFKEVPLASTIGVGGIMFMANSYGALNFAYLEPLTIVGIIFLLLSYPSSILINRLEVKLNTRFDKNALIGKSPKKRFFLSKNLEGSDRIV
- the ehuA gene encoding ectoine/hydroxyectoine ABC transporter ATP-binding protein EhuA gives rise to the protein MIVLSKTIVTEIEKINKSTEPIVKYQNVTKSYGDFHVLKGINLDIHPGEKIAVIGPSGSGKTTIIRMLMTLEEPTSGDIIVNGTNLWKMEKSGSMIRANEKHLREVRGDIGMVFQHFNLFPHMTILENCMSAPIHVKKENKDEVRERSVQMLGRVGLGDKLDFYPSQLSGGQKQRVAMARALVMRPKIMLFDEVTSALDPELVGEVLEVIRDIAQNDDMAMVLVTHEMDFALDIADKVLFLDQGVIAEQGTATEVLEHSTNERLQNFLRRFRKV
- the ehuB gene encoding ectoine/hydroxyectoine ABC transporter substrate-binding protein EhuB translates to MKKGLFTILIGLMLLVLAACGGSEGTTETSADPAKSKLEQLQQSGTVKIGFANEKPYAYEENGELKGANVDIAKAVFKELGIENVEAQLADFSQLIPGVQAGQFDVITAGMAIKPDRCERVLFSEPEMQYGEGLITAANNPNNIQSYKDIASNPDLKVIVMEGTTEIGFLQEEGVSPDQIMTAPDIPATFSAIQAGRADATTGTEMTVKMALESAATDALEFVETFEQPDVEGVPSYGAAAFNLKDEELRNAYNEKLQELKENGTIAQLLEKNGFSEISNMVEVGKITTEQICGGQN
- a CDS encoding tartrate dehydrogenase: MKPLKIAVIPGDGIGIEVMDEALKVIEVLKTLDPNLQIENTVFPWNSEYYLTHGEMMPKDGLTTLQQYDAILFGAIGDKRVPDEVTIWELIMPIRKQFQQYVNFRPVKSLPGIASPLSRRKNIDFVIYRENAEGEYSNSGGRMFNGEQRELAVQNTVMTRTGIESLVRAACEYAVEHSKTKITSATKSNVIFHSMKLWDEHTSAIVNNEYPQLTLESYYIDALVAYFVERPESFEVVVASNLFGDILSDLGSALVGGLGLSPSANINPEGQYPSMFEPVHGSAPDIAGKGIANPIAQIWSLALMLDHLGRKDLAKIIVDSIVLVLQKGDVKTADIGGTSSTKQMGDAICEQMKKLVSNGMERSHEIV
- a CDS encoding AAA family ATPase, encoding MYLKTVRYLKENIPDKFTYPFNIPSLSTLDEIQLPTNITFFVGENGSGKSTLLEAIADLCEFNTAGGGRQHLYDVHKSDSALSDYIRLSWKRKISRGFFLRAETFYQFASHIDLMDEPEVIKYASYGGKSLHQQSHGESFLSLFQNTFGKKSLYLLDEPEAALSPVRQLSLMKIMKDLEKEAQFIIATHSPILLAYPDATIYSFDDGKIETVRYEDTLNYIVTKSFLNAPDRMLDELFKEED
- the guaC gene encoding GMP reductase, encoding MDNVFDYEDIQLIPNKCIVNSRSECDTTITFGGHKFKLPVVPANMQTIIDESIAIKLAENGYFYIMHRFNPESRAEFIKDMHSRKLIASISVGVKPEEYTFIEQLAIEDLIPEFITIDIAHGHSNAVINMIKHIKTHLPQTFVIAGNVGTPEAVRELENAGADATKVGIGPGKVCITKIKTGFGTGGWQLAALRWCAKAATKPIIADGGIRTHGDIAKSVRFGASMVMIGSLFAGHEESPGQTITKDGKVFKEYFGSASEYQKGEKKNVEGKKMYVEHKGSLMATLTEMEQDLQSSISYAGGTKLDAIRTVDYVIVKNSIFNGDRVY
- the ehuC gene encoding ectoine/hydroxyectoine ABC transporter permease subunit EhuC, with product MSAVTEILPQLLRGLGITISVLLASAIIAYVMAFIAGLSRVSQNVILQKITAVYVEIFRGTSLIVQLFWLYYAIPMLFGIQLGSNWWTGVIAIGLNYGAYLSEVVRGSILAVDKGQTEASIALNMSSFQRMRLIILPQAVRMMLPEFGNYSIQMLKATSLVSLIGMRDILYYGDIMRSTNLSQAPLIYVFVLLVYFVLALPLIWLTRKGEANSKKGVAS
- a CDS encoding SDR family oxidoreductase codes for the protein MKLFDNKIIIVTGAAGGMGKAIVQELLNEDATVIALDLSTKNLDDIQHERLLTYETNVLAEENIQKIVSEVYENYGKIDGLVNALGIAQAATPVEEVTLEEWDRLLNVNVKSLFITSRAVVPFMKQQKKGSIITIASISAVRPRPGLQTYIASKGAAESFTRGLAIELAEHGIRVNTIHPGPADTTMLGKFTSNGGDIEQTKEEIFRKSVPLGRLIVPQDIANAVSFLLSDKAEIITGSTLHVDGGRGL